AGCCCCGCGGCCGGGTGTGGGGCCGCGATGGGGTCCCTGTTCCGCAGCGAGGAGATCTGCCTGGCCCAGCTCTTCCTCCAGTCTGCCTCGGCCTACAGCTGCGTCAGCGAGCTGGGCGAGCGCGGGCTGCTCGAGTTCAGGGATGTGAGTGCGGCAAGGGGCTCACGGGGGGGGTGTTAGGGTGCCCTGGGTGCAGCGGGGTTGGTTGGGGTGGTTTGGGATGCTCTGGGTGCAGCGGGGTTGGTTGGGGTGGTTTGGGATGCTCTGGGTGCAGGGGCATTGGGGTTCATGGTTTGGGATGCTCTGGGTGCAGTGGGGTTGGTTGTGGTGGTTTGGATGCCATGGGTGCAGTGGGGTTGGTTGGGGTGGTTTGGGATGCTCTGGGTGCAGGGGCATTGGGGTACATGGTTTGGGGTGCTCTGGGTGTTGTAAGGGGTAGAGATGGGTGGTTTGGGGTGCTCTGGGTGCAGGGGCATTGGGGTTCATGGTTTGGGGTGCCCTGGGTGCAGGGGGGTTGGTTGGGGTGgtttgggatgctctggatgcAGGGGCATTGGGGTTCATGGTTTGGGATGCTCTGGGTGTCGTAAGGGGTAGAGATGGGTGGTTTGGGGTGCTCTGGGTGCAGTGGGTTTGGTTGGGTGGTTTGGATGCCATGAGTGCAGGGGCATTGGGGTCTATACTTTGGGGTGCGCTGTGTGCAGGGGACTACGTTTGGGTGGCTGGGGGTGCCAGAGGTACTgcgggcagcagcacagccctggcccAGGGGTGCAGGTGCCATCAGCCCCTCTGTGTCCCCTTGGGGCCATGCCATgactgtgtccctgcagctgaaccCCCATGTGAGCCCCTTCCAGCGCCGCTTCGTGGGCGAGGTGCGGCGCTGCGAGGAGATGGAGAAGACCTTCAGTGAGTGATGGGGGTGCtgcatggcggggggggggtgccccaaaccccatccaaccccatGGGATCGTGGGatgggctgggatgcaggggccttaaagctcctccagctccaacccctgctccGGGCAGGGACCGcttccactgaagcagcttgctccaagcccttgtgtccaacctggccttgagcactgccagggatggggcagccacagcttctctgggcaccctgtgccagcgcctcagcaccctcccagggaagagcttctgcctaagagctcagctcagtctcccctcgggcaggttcaagccattccccttggcctgtccctacaggcccttgtcccaagcccctctccaggttccctgcagcccctttaggcactggagctgctctcaggtctccccttccggagccttctcttccccggGCTCCCTCAGCCCggctccagagcagggctgctccggCTCCCTGGCACCTCCGTGGCCTCCTTCACCCTCCCTGCACCCCCTCCCTGCACGCCCGTTGCGCTGGGGCCCCGCAGCCCCCCGGGGCGTGCTGCGATGCCGGCCCCGTGTCCCGCAGCGTTCCTGCGCCAGGAGCTGCGCGGCGCGGGCCGGGAGCCGGGCGCGGTGCGGGGCCGCCCGCGGGCGCCGGCGGCGCGGGAGGCGCTGCGGGTGCAGGAGCAGGCGGAGCAGCTGGCGCGGGAGCTGCGCGAGGTCTCCCGCAACCGCGCGGCCCTGCGCGGGCGCCTGCGGGACCTGCGCCGCTTCCTGCACGTGCTGCGGGAGGGGCAGCGGCTCACGGGCCCCGCGGTgagtgcggggggggggggggcggggggggtgatgggggtgcGGGGGGGAGGGTTcatggggtgctgggggggggggaggggtcaTGGGGTGCGATGGGGGGGGTGCCGGaggggtgttgggggggggtgcGGGGTCATGGGGTGCTGAGGGGGGGAGGGTTCATGGGGTGTGATGGGGGGGTGCTGGTGGGGGTGCGGGGTCATGGAGGGTCATGGGggtgtggggaggggggagggttcatggggggtgaggggggggtgccgggggggtgctggggggtggggacatggggggtGCTTGGGGGGCTGGGGGGTGTGCGGAGTCATGGAGGGTGCTGGGGGCATGGGGGGTCatgggggtgcgggggggggagggttcatgaggggtgatgggggggtgCGGGGTCatgggggggtgctgggggggtgcGGGTcatggggggtgatgggggggcgtgcggggtgctgggggggtgcGGGGTCATGGGGGGGTGCTGGGAGGGTGTGGGGTCATGGAGGGTCATGGGGTCCTGGggggggatggggacatggggggtgCCAGAGGGTActgggggtgctgggtgggTGCAGGGTcttggggggtgctggggggtggggacatggggggtgatgggggggggtcGGGGTCGTGGGTGGTCATGGGGGTGCGCGGGGGTGGGAGGGTTcatggggggtgatgggggggtgCGGGGTGCCGGGGGGGtactgggggtgctggggggcgGGGAGTGTGCGGGGTCATGGGGGGTGCcagtggggtgctgggggtgctggggtggggggtgcgGGGTTatagggggtgctggggggatgctgggggtgtGCTGGGGGgtcctgggggtgctgggggttcCCGGTGTGTGCTGGGGGTGTCCTGGAGGGTGCTGGGCATGCTGGGAGTGCTGGGGGGTCCTGGGTGTCTTTGGGGTCCTGTGGAGTGCTGCAGAGTCCTGGGGGGTCTTGGGGGTCCTGGGGGGTGCTGAGGGGTGCTGAGGATGTCctagggggtgctggggggtgctggggggctcCTGGGGGTGCTGTGTTGGGTCTCCCCGCCGCGGGCTCAGCTCCCTGGTGCCCATCACCGCAGGCAGCCCTGGGCTCGCCGGCGCGGCCGCGGGCGCTCTCGGAGCATGAGCCCATCCTCGACCCCTCGGTGCACCAGCACCTGGAGCGCAAGATCAGGTAAGAGGGGATGTGGGGCAGTGGGCATGGCTGTGGGGTAGGGGGTGGAGGTGGGCCATGGGGCGATGGGTATGGCTGTAGGTAAGGGTTGGAGATGAGCCATGGGGCAATGGGTATGACTGTAGGGTAGGGGTTGGTGATGAGCCGTGGGGCAATGGGTATGGCTGTAGGGTAGGGGATGGTGATGAGCCATGGGGCAATGGGTATGGCTGTAGGGTAGGGGTTGGTGATGCGCCATGGGCCAGTGGGTATGGCTGCAGGGTAGGGGTTGGAGGTGGGCTATGGGACAATGGGTATGGCTGTAGGGTAGGGGTTGGAGACGGGCCATGGGGCAATGGCTTAGCAATGGGGTAACTAGAAAGCTGTGGGATAAGGGCTGGAGATGGGCCATGGGGCAGGACCCCACCCATGGGGCAGGAGCCGCAGCTGATCCATGCCCATCCCAACCCTCCCCATGTCCCCGCAGCTTCGTGGCCGGCGTCATCCACCCGTGGCGGGTGAGCGCCTTCGAGCGGCTGCTGTGGCGCGCGTGCCGCGGGTACCTGGTGGCCACCTTCGTGGAGATGCCcgagcccatggaggacccggCCACGGTGAGGGGTGGACCGACACCGGGTGCTGGGGGCTGGCACGGGCCGGGGCAGCCGGGGTGACAGGGACCGTGCCGTCCCCAGGGCGAGAGCATCACCTGGGTCATCTTCCTCATCTCCTACTGGGGCGAGCAGATCGGGCAGAAGATCCGCAAGATCTCCGACTGGTGAGGCAGCATCCGGTCGCACAGGGCTTTATTTAGCACCACGGGCCCCCCCACGGGGACGTGCTGGGCCCCCCCAACACATTGGTGTCCCTCCATCCCAGCTTCCACTGTCACGTGTATCCCTACCCGGAGAGTGAAGCCAGCCGCATGGACACCATGAGCGGGCTGCAGAGCCAGATCCAGGACCTCAGCGTGGTGAGCTGGGCACCGTGGTGGGTACCGGGGGTACCGCGGTGAGACCCCCGTCCCTCACCCGCGCTGGGCACCCGTAGGTGCTGGAGGAGACGGAGCAGTACCTGGCGCAGGTGCTGGACAAGGTGGTGCTGGCGTTGCCTACCTGGCAGGTCCAGGTCCAGAAGATGAAGGCCATCTACCTTGTGCTCAACCAGTGCAGCTTCGATGTCACCGAGAAGTGCCTCATTGCTGAGGTCTGGTGCCCCGTGAGGGACCTCACCCAAGTGCAGGACGCGCTGCGCCAGGGATCGGTGCGTGGCTTGGTGTCCCCATGTTCTTGTGTTGGGGACTTGGTGTCCCCATGTTCTTGTGTTGGGGTTGTTTGGTGTCCCCATGTCCTTGTGCTGGGGACTTGGTGTCCCCATGTCCTTGTGTTGGGGTTGTTTGGTGTCCCCATGTCCTTGTGTTGGGTACTTGGTGTCCCCATGTCCTTGTGCTGGGGTTGTTTGGTGTCCCCATGTCCTTGTGCTGGGGTACTTGGTGTCCCCATGTCCTTGTGTTGGGTACTTGGTGTCCCCATGTCCTTGTGCTGGGGTTGTTTGGTGTCCTCATGTCCTTGTGCTGGGGTTGTTTGGTGTCCCCATGTCCTTGTGCTGGGGTTGTTTGGTGTCCCCATGTCCTTGTGTTGGGGACTTGGTGTCCCCATGTCCTTGTGCTGGGGTTGTTTGGTGTCCCCATGTCCTTGTGTTGGGTACTTGGTGTCCTCATGTCCTTGTGCTGGGGTTGTTTGGTGTCCCCATGTCCTTGTGCTGGGGTTGTTTGGTGTCCCCATGTCCTTGTGTTGGGTACTTGGTGTCCCCATGTCCTTGTGCTGGGGTTGTTTGGTGTCCCCATGTCCTCATGCCAGGGGATGCTCGGTGTCCCCATGTCCTCATGCCAGGGTTGCTCGATGTCCCCTTATCTCCATTCCAGAggtgtccccatgtcccacGCTGGTTGGGTGGGCTCCAGCCGGGGGTGCTGTGGGTCATGCCCTGGGTGCTCTCCCCACAGTACAAGAGCGGCTCGAGCGTGGAGTGCTTCGTGCAGCGCATCCCCACCACCGAGAGTCCCCCCACCCTCATCCGCACCAACAAGTTCACCGCCGGCTTCCAGAGCATCGTGGATGCCTATGGGGTGCCCAGTTACCAGGAGGTGAACCCCGGTGAGGCCCCCCTGCCCCAGACCCCTGCACGGGCCAGGGTTGGATGATGGGGCCCTAGGAGGCCCATATGACACATTCCCTGTGCCCCACAGCGCCCTATGCCATCATCACCTTCCCCTTCATCTTCGCCATCATGTTTGGGGATGTGGGGCACGGGCTCATCATGTTCCTCTTCGCTCTCTGGATGGTGCTGTACGAGGACAGCCCCAGCCTGAGGCAGGCCAGCAACGAGGTCAGTGGGACCCGGGGCGGGGGCAGGCTTGGAAGTATGGGGTGAGCTTGGAAGGTGTGGGATGGGCTTGGAGGTGTAGGACATGGTTGGGAGCATGGGGTGGGCTTGGAGGTGTAGGACATGGGATGGGGTTTGGGGCATCCTATGCGGCTTGGAGGCATGGGGtggacttggaggtgttggacATTGTTGGGAGCATGGGGTGGGATTGGAGGTATGGGATGGGCTTGGAGGTGTAGGACATGGTTGGGGGCATGGGATGGGATTGGTGGTGTGGGACATGGTGGTATGGGATGGGGTTGGTGGTATGGGACATGCTTGGAGGCATGGGATGAAGTTGGTGGCgtgggatggggcttggatGCATGGGATGGGGTTGAAGGCATAAGGTGGGCTCTGGGGACATGGGATGATGGTGGTGGCATGGGACGGGGCTTGGTTGCATGGGATGGGGTTGAAGGCGTAGGGTGGGCTCTGGGGCCACGGGATGGGGTGTTGGTGGTACAGGACAAGGGCAGGGCTGCTGTTACGGGACACCGGCGCCACGTTTCCCCCACCAGATCTGGCTGATGTTCTTCGAGGGCCGCTACCTCATCCTGCTCATGGGGGCCTTCTCCATCTACACCGGCTTCATCTACAACGAGTGCTTCAGCAAAGCCACCGTCATCTTCCCCTCCGCCTGGAGCGTGGCCACCATGGCCAACCACTCCTCCTGGAGGTGGGACCCCAAACCCCACTGGGAGCCCTGCTTGGGGCCGGCCTCCCCTGACACCCCCTGCTCTGCCCACAGCTCTGCCTACCTCGCCACCCACCCGCTCCTCACCCTGGACCCCAACGTCACCGGCGTCTTCCAAGGGCCTTATCCCTTTGGGATAGACCCAGTGAGTGTCCCATGGGGGAGAGGATGCGGTGGGGCCCTCAGTGGGGCGGCCCTGGAGGCTCACCCACCTTGTCCGTGATAGATCTGGAGTTTGGCCACCAACCACCTCAACTTCCTCAACTCCTTCAAGATGAAGATGTCCGTGGTGCTGGGCATCGTGCACATGGGCTTCGGTGTCCTGCTGGGGGTCTTCAACCACCTGTGAGTCCTCATGGCTGCACCCGTGGGTGCTGGCCGCCCATGGTCATGCTTAGGGTGCTGGGGGAGCACGTGGGGtcatcacggaatggtttgtgctggaagggcccttaaagctcatccaggctgccccagcccagctctctccgcctggctccagagcagagctgccccagccctcgcagcagctccgtgtccTGTATCCCTGTGTTGGGAGCCCAGGAGCCACGATGCTGAGCGTGGTTCACGTCCCTCTGCCCAGGCACTTCAAGCAGCGGCACCGGCTGGTGCTGGAGCTCCTGCCCGAGATGATTTTCCTCCTGGCTCTCTTTGGCTACCTCGTCTTCCTCATCTTCTACAAGTGGATCAAGTTCAGCGCCGCCGACTCCCTGGTggcccccagcatcctcatccACTTCATCGACATGTTCCTCTTCACCTCCAGCGCCGAGAACCTCCCGCTCTACCCAGGACAGGTAACAGAGATGGGGCCCAGCACCGCGTACCCATCCCCTTGCCCAGGCTGGGGGCAATATGGGTCTGGCGTGGCTGGGACCCTAAAGCCGTGTCCCGTGTGCCGCAGGTGCCGGTGCAGactgtgctggtggtgctggcgTTGGCCTCGGTGCCCGTCCTGCTCCTGGGGACCCCGCTGTACCTGTGGTGCCGGCGGCGCACGCCAAGGACAGGGCACCCCATGGTGAGGCCGGGGCCACGGTGAGGGGCTCAGTGGGGTGGGCGCTGCGGGGTCTCACCACCGGTGATGTCCTGGTGCAGGCGGCGGGCACCGGGGAGCAGGAGCCACTGCTGGAggggcaggaggctgggaaCTCCGTCAATGTCACCATGGAGGACGTGGAGAATGGCGGGCACGGCCCTGACGCTGAGGTGATGGGCACCGCGCTGGTGGGGTTGGGGTGGCTGCGTCCCTCATTGATGTCCTGCGCCCTCATCATTGTCCCATGTCCTTCACCGTTGGTCGGTCATTCGTGCCCCGTGTCACCACCATCCTGTCTCCTTCATTGATGCCCTGTGTCCCTTATTGGTGCCCCACCTCCCTCACTGCTGTCCCACGTCCCTTACCATTGGTCCCTCACTGACACCCCATGTCCCTCACTGACGTCTCATGTCCCTCATTGATGTCCCATGTCCCTCACTGACGTCCCATGTCCCTCATTGATGTCCCATGTCCCTCACTGACGTCCCATGTCCCTCACTGATGTCCCATGTCCCTCATTGATGTCCCATGTCCCTCATTGATGTCCCATGTCTCTCATTGACGTCCCATGTCTCTCATTGATGTTCCATGTCCCCCACTGATGTCCCGTGTCCGTCATTGATGTCCCATGTCCCTCCCTGACGTCCCCTGTCCTCACCTTTGTCCCgtgtcccctccatccctgcagcaccTGGACTTCGCCGAGGTCTTCATGCACCAGGCGATCCACACCATCGAGTACTGCCTGGGCTGCGTCTCCAACACCGCATCCTACCTGCGGCTCTGGGCGCTCAGCCTGGCCCATGCCCGTGAGTGTCCCCGTGTCCCCGGCACGGCTTCAccccctctgcctccctcctcaCCCACTCTGGGCCCCGCAGAGCTCTCCGAGGTGCTCTGGACCATGGTGATGAGCAACGGCTTCGTGCGCCTGAGCTACGCCGGCGGCGCGGTGCTGGTCCCCGTCTTCGCCGCCTTCGCCGTGCTGACCGTGGCCATCCTGCTGGTGATGGAGGGGCTCTCTGGCCTTCCTCCACGCCCTGCGCCTGCACTGGTGAGCGGTGGTGAGGGGGGTGCTGGTGGGATGGGGTCCCCCAGCGCTGCTCCTCACCCGGCCCCTCTCCTCGGCAGGGTGGAATTCCAGAACAAGTTCTATGTGGGTGCTGGATACAAGCTCTGTCCCTTCGCCTTCGCGCCCGACTCTTGGGAATAGCCGTGTGGATGCTGGAGGTTTGGAGCCAAAGCCCTGCCCCACTGATGGGAGCTCAGTTGGGGGGTGCCCCCCAAAACCCAGAGTTGAGGGGGGCAGTTGGGGgtctggctgcagcctctcgtCCCCTGCTTGCAGTGAATAAAGCCCCATGGCTTGTCCCCAGCTCGGCATCTCTGTTCCTTCCGCCATGCTGGGGGTCCCGAGGGGTTTGGGGGGTGCCCCCCATCACTGCTGCCCATAGCCAAAGGCGGGGGCCGCGGTGGTGCTGTAGGTGCTGAGCAAGGGGTAGGGCAGAGCGTGGGGCTTGGACCCCACAAGGACACTTGGGGGGCAGGCGAGGGGCTGGAAGGGGGGCACGGGCAGCTCAGGGAAGCCGGGGGCTGGCACTGTTGGGGCTGGTTGTGGGGCTCCAGCAGTGGCCAGAGCCCCACGGCCACGGGGAGCCCTGGAGGGGGCAGAGACAGCACCAGGGGCTCagccccttctcttccccccctACCTTTGTCCTGCTTCTCGGGGTGGGAGGGCAACAACGTGGGCCCGGGCACGGGGTCCCATTGCACCCAGTAGGGACCCTGCTGGCACCCCACACCTGCAAGAGAGATGCGGGGCTCAGGGGGGTGCCAGGGAGCCCTGCATCGGGGTGGTGTCGGGGTGGGTCTTACCACGGCTCAGGGTCCCCATCCCGAAAGCCCTTGGCGAAGGGGTTGCTGCGATCTCAACTGGGTGATCTATGGACGGGATGGGGGTCACGGGGGGTGCCGCGGGAGGTACCCCGACGTGCCCCCGCCGCGGGGCTCACCCGGTGGTTCTGATAAGCTGTCACCGCCATGAACTGGGTTTCGGGGAAGCTGAAGGACTTGAAGTTCTGGTGGGCGAAGCGCTCGCTGTCCCGGCGCGGGTCCACCAGCACCACGTGGAAGCGGGGCTGGTAGCGGTGCATGGAGTTGAGGATGATCtagggagggggggggggaagcacaAAGAGGGGCGATGGGCAGGAACCCCCCCATGGAAGGGCGCATTCCCCACCCCAGGGTCGGGTCCTCACGTGGCCGTTGTCATCCAAGAGGTTGTTGGTCAGCTTGAGCTTGTCGAAGGAGACGATCTGCCGCATCCATTGCGCGCCCCTGGCCGGGGAATCGGGGTGGAAGTGGACCCGGCCGGGTGCCGCCGGCTCTGCCCGTCCTGCCGCCagcccaggaggagctgtggaaGGCGTATCTGAAGGGATGGGGGGCTCAGACCCAGCCCCGCAGCATCCCCGTCGCCCATCCCCACCTGTATCTCTTGTCATCCAGCGGGATGAAGTCCATGAGCAGGACGTAGTCGGAGAGCGGGTCAGCCCTGCCAGCTTCACTTGGAAGGTGGGGAACATCCTCCTGCGAGGACAGCGGATGGGAGGGGGTGCCCGCCGTTGATGGTACCCCCTGCCCCGTTGTGGTCCCCACCTCCCTGCCTTGGTGACGATCATCTCGGTGCCCAGGCGGTTGAACTCCTCCCAGAGGCTGCCCATCTCCAGCCGCCCGTGGCATGGGACACGCGCCGGTTCTTGCCGCCGCTCCCCGGCCCCTCTGCGCCCAccccaggctgggggtgcacaggGGCCCCTCGCCTGGCCCCCCCAGGAAGGCTGTGGAGGGATAAAGGGGGTATTGATGCATCCTCATCCTGCACCTCACATACGGGAGCAGACCCCGTGCACcatcgcccccccccccattgccaTCCATTCCACAGCGGGGTTTATCCCCCTCCCCATTGCTGCCCTGTTATTGTGGGGCTGGAGGACCTCCCCGCACCCCAAAACCGCTCTGGGACCCACTTCTGCACACAGGGGAGCACGGCCACGGGTGGGTTTTACCTGCCATGGGTGCAGCATCCGCGTCGCCATCCCCTGGCATGGTGGCTGTGGGGACCCCAATGGAGCAAGGCAGCTTCAGCTCTGGGCTGTGCCCTGCATCCTGCCGGGGTTTTATGCCCCAGTTTGGGGGTGGAGACAGCGCAGGGGTCCCCGGGGGCTGGAGCACGGCCCCTTCCCACCCTGCCTGCACGCCTTGATGTGATGGTGATGATGGACGGGAGGTGAGCGGCGGCCATGGGACTGCTGGGACCACTGCTGGTCGCCAGATGGATCTCGGGGTACATTGGGCAGGGGAGGGTCAACTCTTGGGTCTCCTTCAGGTCATACATCTGATTGAAGGGACATAGGGGTTGCTCTGACTCCTCCCCTGGTCAAAGCGCCTCTGGGTACCATCATTCCAGCCATCAACACCTGATATTAAAAAGCAGAGGGAGGTGTTGAAGCATCCACAGTGTTGTGGCTGCTCATGCAAATCCTGTATAGCTAAGgaatagggaaaagaaatgtggaATGTGGTCCCCTTTCCCTTGCACCCATCCCAAATGCTGGTCCTGTCTCTGTGCTGGCACCAGGAAGCTCTAATCTTGTCCCACACATCCCATCTCCATGCTCAATCCCAGCCTGACAGCAAGAGATGGATGGGGAGAAGCTGTCACCTCCGGAACAAGGGATGTGTGCAGGGAGGTCATTGACACAGGGATAAAGGCTGGAGGGGGCAGAGAGCAAAGGGTCTGCTCCATAGTCCCCTTCAAACTGCAAATTCCACCACCTCACTGCACACCATGGGgcaggatgaaggatgctggggctctgcaggaAACAGGGCACATTCtcatagggatgctggtggcttctgTCCTGGTGGTACCCTGGTGATGGAGGCACTGGGCAAGGGCTGAAaaccctccctgctctgcatggAGCTGGCTCCAAACTGGGACTCAGCTTTCACTTCTTAGGGATCAGTGCTTAAATCCTTCCTATGGACATCATAATGGAGAGGAGACCTTGCCCCCATGTGCTGTGGGGTGGCCACAGGGGCTGTGAGCAGTGCAAGGATTTGGGACCAGGACTGATGCAAAGCAAGGAGGGACCATATCCGTGCACACCCCCCTATGTCTATCACATCCATACACATCATACACATATCCATGCCCTGCGGAGCCAGCTCGGTCCATCCATCTCCTGCTGTCAGCTGGgctgtgtctgcagggctggttATTGAGCATGGAGATGAGGAGGTGCGAGAGGCAGAGCtgacagcaggaggaggatggagggggGCTCATCCGCAGCATCGCACcgtgtcctgcagctcctgtgaaTGGTTTTAGtgctggagagagaagggaaggggaggatgtGGCTCTGGGAGGGGTT
The Lathamus discolor isolate bLatDis1 chromosome 6, bLatDis1.hap1, whole genome shotgun sequence DNA segment above includes these coding regions:
- the TCIRG1 gene encoding LOW QUALITY PROTEIN: V-type proton ATPase 116 kDa subunit a 3 (The sequence of the model RefSeq protein was modified relative to this genomic sequence to represent the inferred CDS: deleted 1 base in 1 codon); this translates as MGSLFRSEEICLAQLFLQSASAYSCVSELGERGLLEFRDLNPHVSPFQRRFVGEVRRCEEMEKTFTFLRQELRGAGREPGAVRGRPRAPAAREALRVQEQAEQLARELREVSRNRAALRGRLRDLRRFLHVLREGQRLTGPAAALGSPARPRALSEHEPILDPSVHQHLERKISFVAGVIHPWRVSAFERLLWRACRGYLVATFVEMPEPMEDPATGESITWVIFLISYWGEQIGQKIRKISDCFHCHVYPYPESEASRMDTMSGLQSQIQDLSVVLEETEQYLAQVLDKVVLALPTWQVQVQKMKAIYLVLNQCSFDVTEKCLIAEVWCPVRDLTQVQDALRQGSYKSGSSVECFVQRIPTTESPPTLIRTNKFTAGFQSIVDAYGVPSYQEVNPAPYAIITFPFIFAIMFGDVGHGLIMFLFALWMVLYEDSPSLRQASNEIWLMFFEGRYLILLMGAFSIYTGFIYNECFSKATVIFPSAWSVATMANHSSWSSAYLATHPLLTLDPNVTGVFQGPYPFGIDPIWSLATNHLNFLNSFKMKMSVVLGIVHMGFGVLLGVFNHLHFKQRHRLVLELLPEMIFLLALFGYLVFLIFYKWIKFSAADSLVAPSILIHFIDMFLFTSSAENLPLYPGQVPVQTVLVVLALASVPVLLLGTPLYLWCRRRTPRTGHPMAAGTGEQEPLLEGQEAGNSVNVTMEDVENGGHGPDAEHLDFAEVFMHQAIHTIEYCLGCVSNTASYLRLWALSLAHAQLSEVLWTMVMSNGFVRLSYAGGAVLVPVFAAFAVLTVAILLVMEGLSAFLHALRLHWVEFQNKFYVGAGYKLCPFAFAPDSWE
- the TBX10 gene encoding LOW QUALITY PROTEIN: T-box transcription factor TBX10 (The sequence of the model RefSeq protein was modified relative to this genomic sequence to represent the inferred CDS: inserted 3 bases in 3 codons; deleted 2 bases in 2 codons); protein product: MYDLKETQELTLPCPMYPEIHLATSSGPSSPMAAAHLPSIITITSRRAGRPGVGAEGPGSGGKNRRVSHAXGRLEMGSLWEEFNRLGTEMIVTKAGRRMFPTFQVKLAGXDPLSDYVLLMDFIPLDDKRYRYAFHSSSWLAAGRAEPAAPGRVHFHPDSPARGAQWMRQIVSFDKLKLTNNLLDDNGHIILNSMHRYQPRFHVVLVDPRRDSERFAHQNFKSFSFPETQFMAVTAYQNHRVSPAAGAHRSNPFAKGFRDGDPEPWCGVPAGSLLGAMGPRARATLLPSHPEKQDKGRGGREGAEPLVLSLPPPGXPRGRGALATAGAPQPAPTVPAPGFPELPVPPFQPLACPPSVLVGSKPHALPYPLLSTYSTTAAPAFGYGQQ